From the genome of Duffyella gerundensis, one region includes:
- a CDS encoding phage virion morphogenesis protein produces the protein MRPLESFAERLGALINNLEPSAQKEMARAIAKRLRASQQQNIKRQQAPDGTPFKPRRAEPVRKKTGRVKREMFAKLRTAKYMKAKATNSEASVEFVGKVQRMARVHHYGLRDRPARGSKEVPYDERPLLGINKGDLKSIENEIIKSLLI, from the coding sequence ATGAGGCCGCTGGAGAGCTTTGCCGAACGGCTGGGCGCCCTGATTAACAACCTTGAGCCGTCCGCGCAAAAGGAGATGGCCAGAGCCATTGCAAAACGCCTGCGCGCCAGCCAGCAACAGAACATCAAACGCCAGCAGGCGCCGGACGGCACGCCGTTCAAGCCCCGGCGGGCGGAGCCGGTACGGAAGAAAACCGGCCGGGTAAAGCGTGAGATGTTCGCGAAGCTGCGCACCGCGAAGTACATGAAGGCAAAAGCCACCAACAGCGAGGCCAGCGTGGAGTTTGTCGGCAAGGTGCAGCGCATGGCGCGGGTGCATCATTACGGGCTGCGCGACCGCCCGGCACGCGGTTCGAAAGAGGTGCCGTATGACGAACGGCCACTTCTAGGAATAAATAAGGGAGATTTGAAGTCTATTGAAAATGAAATAATCAAATCCCTCTTGATATAA
- a CDS encoding phage tail protein, with the protein MLKPNQLRRALTDSVPLLQRNPDSLNMFIDAGRLASTLASSLSFEYQYQLNLVITDYGDDIDLVMVPVLAWLRENQPDIMATEEKRSTGFTFKADIISDTLCDISIDLQLTERVLVKQEDGALHVTHLNENPAPVDDARPLRLFVKGELVSEWRP; encoded by the coding sequence ATGCTGAAACCGAACCAGCTGCGCCGGGCGCTGACCGACAGCGTGCCGCTGCTGCAGCGAAACCCTGACAGCCTGAACATGTTTATCGACGCCGGGCGGCTGGCCTCGACGCTGGCCAGCTCGCTGTCGTTTGAGTACCAGTATCAGCTGAACCTGGTGATCACCGACTATGGCGACGACATCGACCTGGTGATGGTGCCGGTGCTGGCCTGGCTGCGCGAAAACCAGCCCGACATCATGGCCACGGAGGAGAAGCGCAGCACCGGCTTCACCTTTAAGGCGGACATCATCAGCGACACGCTCTGCGACATCAGCATTGACCTGCAGCTGACCGAGCGCGTGCTCGTGAAGCAGGAGGACGGCGCCCTGCACGTCACCCACCTGAACGAAAACCCGGCGCCGGTTGATGATGCGCGGCCGCTGCGGCTGTTCGTTAAGGGCGAGCTGGTCAGCGAGTGGCGGCCATGA
- the lysC gene encoding Rz1-like lysis system protein LysC (LysC is an Rz1-like component of a phage lytic system, substantially overlapping although not fully embedded in the gene for the Rz-like LysB component.): MPIRLYVTGLLLPCLLTLSGCTAVPPSATPEIIWTGCPRVTSCPLPGNSLLTQGDLAADNRQLEAALASCGLQVEIIKECQEEHDAETEPAAPGADRQRAAAAAKP; encoded by the coding sequence ATGCCAATCCGGCTTTACGTAACTGGACTGCTGCTGCCCTGCCTGCTGACGTTATCCGGCTGCACGGCCGTCCCGCCTTCGGCAACGCCCGAGATTATCTGGACTGGCTGTCCACGCGTGACAAGCTGCCCGCTGCCGGGAAACAGCCTGCTGACGCAGGGCGATCTGGCGGCGGATAACCGGCAGCTGGAGGCCGCGCTCGCATCATGCGGGCTGCAGGTGGAAATCATCAAGGAATGCCAGGAGGAACACGATGCTGAAACCGAACCAGCTGCGCCGGGCGCTGACCGACAGCGTGCCGCTGCTGCAGCGAAACCCTGA
- a CDS encoding lysozyme: MSQTAKRCAVAVVLAIAALLPQFKTLRTSETGLQLIADAEGCRTSAYQCSAGVWTSGIGHTAGVTPHSRITERQAAINLVYDVMRVERGIDACMRRDMPPQVYDAVVSFAFNVGVHAACASTLATFINRGQWRAACLQLPRWVYVKGAFTPGLDNRRQREMAWCLKGAA, translated from the coding sequence TTGAGCCAGACCGCTAAGCGCTGTGCCGTCGCCGTGGTGCTGGCCATCGCCGCGCTGCTGCCGCAGTTTAAAACCCTGCGCACCTCGGAGACCGGGCTGCAGCTGATCGCCGACGCCGAGGGGTGCCGCACCTCGGCCTACCAGTGCAGCGCCGGGGTGTGGACCAGCGGCATCGGGCACACCGCAGGCGTCACGCCGCACAGCCGGATAACCGAAAGGCAGGCAGCGATAAACCTGGTGTACGACGTGATGCGCGTCGAACGCGGGATTGACGCCTGCATGCGCCGCGACATGCCGCCGCAGGTGTACGACGCGGTGGTGTCGTTTGCCTTCAACGTCGGCGTGCACGCCGCGTGCGCCTCGACGCTGGCGACCTTTATCAACCGCGGCCAGTGGCGCGCCGCCTGCCTGCAGCTGCCGCGCTGGGTGTACGTGAAAGGCGCGTTCACGCCGGGGCTGGATAACCGGCGCCAGCGTGAAATGGCCTGGTGCCTTAAGGGGGCGGCGTGA
- a CDS encoding HP1 family phage holin has product MEKVSSLINYLIGLVLMWFGRHTPQDIAFMVGSGVAVVTLVTNVATFFINWHYRRKTFELQRRSTKGVNLEPDR; this is encoded by the coding sequence ATGGAGAAAGTCAGCTCGCTGATTAACTACCTGATCGGCCTCGTTCTGATGTGGTTCGGCCGCCACACGCCGCAGGACATCGCCTTTATGGTCGGTTCCGGCGTGGCCGTCGTGACGCTTGTCACCAACGTGGCCACGTTCTTTATCAACTGGCACTACCGCCGCAAGACCTTTGAGCTGCAGCGCCGGAGTACGAAGGGGGTGAACCTTGAGCCAGACCGCTAA
- a CDS encoding tail protein X codes for MRVIAQQGDTVDDICWRHYGRTQQVVERVYAANPGLAESGAVLPHGCGVVLPDLPDAPAAETVNLWD; via the coding sequence ATGAGGGTTATCGCGCAGCAGGGCGACACCGTGGACGACATCTGCTGGCGCCACTACGGGCGCACGCAGCAGGTGGTCGAGCGGGTCTACGCGGCCAATCCGGGGCTGGCAGAAAGCGGCGCCGTGCTGCCTCACGGTTGCGGGGTAGTGCTGCCCGACCTGCCGGACGCCCCGGCGGCTGAAACCGTTAACCTGTGGGACTAA
- a CDS encoding head completion/stabilization protein — protein MNATVVIPAPRPAESAEPPVKNTFFWPDVDLQQLRESLRYEGTVTAQRLRLAVKTAISEVNAELYDWRAAQMTAGFGTLAEVPAERLDGESEKISHYLAAVGAITSAEIVERYRGYDASGGKKAGEVEASADEYWRDARFSISRIGDRPGCIVSLL, from the coding sequence ATGAACGCAACGGTAGTTATCCCCGCCCCGCGACCGGCAGAAAGCGCCGAGCCGCCGGTAAAGAACACGTTTTTCTGGCCTGACGTCGACCTGCAGCAGCTCAGGGAGTCGCTGCGCTATGAGGGCACCGTGACCGCGCAGCGCCTGCGCCTCGCGGTGAAAACGGCGATTTCAGAAGTGAACGCCGAGCTGTACGACTGGCGCGCCGCGCAGATGACGGCGGGCTTCGGGACGCTGGCCGAGGTGCCCGCGGAGCGCCTCGACGGCGAGAGCGAAAAAATATCGCACTACCTCGCCGCCGTCGGCGCCATAACCTCGGCGGAAATCGTCGAGCGCTACCGCGGCTATGACGCCAGCGGCGGCAAAAAGGCCGGAGAGGTGGAGGCCAGCGCCGACGAATACTGGCGCGACGCCCGCTTCAGCATCAGCCGCATCGGCGACCGGCCGGGCTGCATCGTGAGCCTGCTGTGA
- the gpM gene encoding phage terminase small subunit, whose amino-acid sequence MLSPARRHRMRQQAIDASQKADNPQRHASGYELMLMKLNDDRRRLKKVRSTERKAELKQQMLPEYLPWVSGVLSRGRGAQDAVLMTVMIWRLDAGDVPGALEIARYALTHGLVPPDGFKRDATAYLLAEEVASAATRAWTAKAPVDIDPLLATLALTESEDMPDQVRAKLHKITGYALRDAGRTQEAMSHLTRALQLHDRCGVVKDIERLATEMKKQAAARR is encoded by the coding sequence ATGTTGAGTCCTGCCCGACGTCACCGCATGCGCCAGCAGGCCATTGATGCCTCGCAGAAGGCTGACAACCCGCAGCGTCACGCCAGCGGCTACGAGCTGATGCTGATGAAGCTCAACGACGACAGGCGCCGCCTGAAAAAGGTGCGCTCAACCGAGCGCAAGGCGGAACTCAAGCAGCAGATGCTGCCGGAGTACCTGCCGTGGGTGTCGGGCGTGCTGAGCCGGGGCAGGGGCGCACAGGACGCGGTGCTGATGACCGTCATGATCTGGCGGCTGGACGCGGGCGACGTGCCGGGCGCGCTGGAGATTGCCCGGTACGCGCTGACGCACGGGCTGGTTCCGCCCGACGGCTTTAAGCGTGACGCCACGGCCTACCTGCTCGCCGAGGAGGTGGCGAGCGCCGCGACGCGCGCCTGGACGGCAAAGGCGCCGGTCGATATCGATCCGCTGCTGGCAACACTTGCGCTGACGGAATCCGAAGACATGCCCGACCAGGTGCGCGCCAAGCTGCACAAAATCACCGGGTATGCGCTTCGCGATGCGGGCAGGACTCAGGAGGCGATGAGCCACTTAACACGGGCGCTGCAGCTGCATGACCGCTGTGGCGTCGTCAAGGACATAGAGCGGTTGGCCACTGAAATGAAAAAACAGGCAGCAGCCCGCCGCTGA
- a CDS encoding phage major capsid protein, P2 family encodes MRKNTRFKFNAFMSRLAELNGIEADDMNKKFTVEPSVTQTLMNRVQVSSDFLTRINVVPVSEMKGEKIGIGVSGSIASTTDTAGGDERETADFAALDSNGYECVQVNYDFHIRYNTLDLWARYEDFQSRLRDAIVKRQSLDRIMIGFNGVQRAKTSNRAKYPMLQDVAVGWLQKYRDHAPERVLSRVLADDGSVVSETVRIGRGGDYANLDALVMDSTNTLIEPWYQEDPELVVICGRQLLADKYFPLVNQSQANTEALAADLIISQKRIGNLPAVRVPYFPADALMVTRLDNLSIYFQEGTHRRMIDEVPKRDRIENYESINEDYVIEDYAAGCLIENIVLGDFTTVKAPEAATPEA; translated from the coding sequence ATGCGTAAGAACACCCGCTTTAAATTTAACGCCTTTATGTCCCGCCTCGCCGAGCTGAACGGCATTGAGGCCGACGACATGAACAAGAAATTCACCGTCGAGCCGTCGGTGACGCAGACGCTGATGAACCGCGTGCAGGTGTCGTCCGACTTCCTGACCCGCATCAACGTCGTGCCGGTCTCCGAAATGAAGGGCGAGAAAATCGGCATCGGCGTGAGCGGCTCGATTGCCAGCACCACCGACACGGCGGGCGGCGACGAGCGCGAAACCGCGGACTTTGCCGCGCTGGACAGCAACGGCTACGAGTGCGTGCAGGTCAACTACGACTTTCACATTCGCTACAACACGCTCGACCTGTGGGCGCGCTATGAGGACTTTCAGAGCCGCCTGCGCGACGCCATCGTGAAGCGCCAGAGCCTTGACCGCATCATGATCGGCTTTAACGGCGTGCAGCGCGCCAAAACCTCAAACCGCGCCAAGTATCCGATGCTGCAGGACGTGGCCGTGGGCTGGCTGCAGAAGTACCGCGACCACGCCCCGGAACGCGTGCTGAGCAGGGTGCTGGCCGACGACGGCAGCGTGGTCTCGGAGACGGTCCGCATCGGCAGGGGCGGTGACTACGCCAACCTCGACGCGCTGGTGATGGACAGCACCAACACCCTGATTGAGCCCTGGTACCAGGAAGACCCGGAGCTGGTTGTGATCTGCGGCCGTCAGCTGCTGGCCGACAAGTATTTCCCGCTGGTCAATCAGTCTCAGGCGAACACCGAGGCGCTGGCCGCCGACCTAATCATCAGCCAGAAGCGCATCGGCAACCTGCCCGCGGTGCGCGTGCCGTACTTCCCGGCCGACGCCCTGATGGTTACCCGCCTCGATAACCTGTCGATTTATTTCCAGGAGGGCACGCATCGCCGGATGATCGACGAGGTGCCGAAGCGCGACCGCATCGAAAACTACGAATCGATTAACGAGGACTACGTGATCGAGGACTACGCGGCCGGATGCCTGATTGAAAACATCGTGCTGGGTGACTTCACGACCGTGAAGGCGCCGGAAGCGGCCACCCCGGAGGCGTAA
- a CDS encoding GPO family capsid scaffolding protein, whose translation MATKAKRFRIAVEGATTDGREISRDWISQMAANYDPAVYGARINMEHIRGYAADSTFRRFGDVTAVEAEEITDGALKGKLALFGWIDPTPELVELTRSRQKIYTSIEVNPTFADTGEAYLVGLAVTDDPASLGTEILSFSATAQANPLASRKQDRGNLFTAAEETVIEFEDVADPAPSLLARISAMFTGQKKASGEQFADVGAAVTAVAEQVQLNAESQTQKLSALESSLTGRLEAIEQQAGEDRAAFAALQGQLETTDGSFSRRPAATGSDPKAGTQTDC comes from the coding sequence ATGGCAACTAAAGCAAAGCGTTTTCGCATCGCAGTTGAAGGCGCAACTACCGACGGCCGCGAGATTTCGCGCGACTGGATCTCGCAGATGGCCGCGAACTACGACCCGGCGGTTTATGGCGCCCGCATCAACATGGAGCACATCCGGGGTTACGCCGCCGACAGCACCTTCCGCCGCTTTGGTGACGTGACCGCCGTTGAGGCTGAGGAAATCACCGACGGTGCGCTGAAGGGAAAGCTGGCGCTTTTCGGCTGGATTGACCCGACGCCGGAACTGGTGGAGCTGACCCGGTCCCGCCAGAAAATTTACACCTCGATTGAGGTCAACCCGACGTTTGCCGACACCGGCGAGGCGTACCTGGTTGGTCTCGCCGTGACCGATGACCCGGCGAGCCTTGGCACTGAAATCCTGAGCTTCAGCGCCACCGCTCAGGCTAACCCGCTGGCGTCCCGCAAGCAGGACAGGGGTAACCTGTTCACCGCCGCCGAAGAAACCGTGATCGAGTTTGAGGACGTGGCCGACCCGGCGCCGTCCCTGCTGGCGCGCATTTCCGCCATGTTCACCGGCCAGAAAAAGGCCAGCGGCGAGCAGTTTGCCGACGTTGGCGCGGCGGTGACGGCCGTGGCGGAGCAGGTGCAGCTGAACGCGGAGAGCCAGACGCAAAAGCTGTCCGCGCTGGAAAGCTCACTGACCGGACGCCTTGAGGCCATCGAGCAGCAGGCCGGGGAAGACCGCGCCGCGTTTGCCGCACTGCAGGGCCAGCTCGAAACCACCGACGGCAGCTTCAGCCGCCGACCGGCCGCAACCGGCAGCGACCCGAAGGCCGGGACGCAGACCGACTGCTAA
- a CDS encoding terminase ATPase subunit family protein, translating into MNMTPTTTISDPRRQAALLYWQGYSVRQIAETLKQKTPTVQSWKLRDAWDDVAPISRVEFSLEARLTQLILKDVKGGSDYKEIDLLGRQIERLARVERYRSSGNEADLNPNVRNRNRGERQPVVKNEFSEEQTGRLTELFMGACFEYQLNWHRAGLAHRIRNILKSRQIGATFYFAREALIDALTTGRNQIFLSASKAQAHVFKNYIIDFARQVDVDLKGDPIVLPNGARLIFLGTNVRTAQSYTGNLYLDEYFWIPKFQELRKVASGMSLHKKWRTTYFSTPSSLSHSAYPFWSGALFNKGRRSKEDRIEIDLSHSHLAKGALCDDGQWRQIVTVEDALTGGCNLFDINQLQLEYGPSEYDNLLMCEFVDDEASVFPFRELQTCMIDSLEEWEDFNPYSLRPFEYRPVWIGYDPSHTGDSAGCAVIAPPVVAGGKFRVLERHQWRGMDFAAQAKSIEELTRKYTVEYIGVDATGIGQGVFQLVRQFFPAAREIRYSPEVKTAMVLKAKDTIGSGRLEYDAGHTDITQSFMAIRKTMTASGNRTTYEASRSEDASHADVAWAIMHALLNEPLTAASGGANPSILEFY; encoded by the coding sequence ATGAACATGACACCGACAACCACCATCAGCGATCCGCGCCGTCAGGCCGCGCTGCTTTACTGGCAGGGATATTCCGTGCGCCAGATTGCGGAGACGCTTAAACAGAAAACGCCGACCGTGCAGAGCTGGAAGTTGCGCGACGCGTGGGACGACGTTGCGCCCATCAGTCGCGTGGAGTTCAGCCTCGAGGCGCGGCTTACGCAGCTCATTCTTAAGGACGTCAAGGGGGGAAGTGACTACAAGGAGATCGACCTGCTCGGCCGACAGATTGAGCGGCTGGCCCGCGTGGAGCGCTACCGCAGCTCGGGCAACGAGGCGGATTTAAACCCGAACGTGCGCAACCGCAACCGGGGCGAACGCCAGCCGGTCGTGAAAAACGAGTTCAGCGAGGAGCAGACCGGCAGGCTGACCGAACTGTTTATGGGCGCCTGCTTTGAGTACCAGCTCAACTGGCACCGCGCCGGGCTGGCGCACCGCATCCGCAACATCCTCAAGTCGCGCCAGATTGGGGCCACGTTCTACTTTGCCCGCGAGGCGCTGATTGATGCGCTGACCACCGGCCGCAACCAGATATTTCTCTCCGCCAGCAAGGCGCAGGCGCACGTCTTTAAAAACTACATCATCGACTTTGCCCGGCAGGTTGACGTTGACCTGAAGGGCGATCCGATTGTGCTGCCGAACGGCGCCCGCCTGATATTTCTCGGCACCAACGTGCGCACCGCGCAGAGCTACACCGGCAACCTGTATCTGGATGAATATTTCTGGATACCGAAGTTTCAGGAGCTGCGCAAGGTGGCCAGCGGCATGTCGCTGCACAAGAAGTGGCGCACCACCTATTTTTCCACGCCGTCGAGCCTGTCGCACAGCGCCTATCCGTTCTGGTCGGGCGCGCTGTTTAACAAGGGGCGCCGCAGTAAGGAAGACCGGATCGAAATTGACCTGTCGCACTCCCACCTGGCGAAAGGCGCGCTGTGCGACGACGGCCAGTGGCGCCAGATTGTCACGGTCGAGGACGCGCTGACCGGCGGCTGCAACCTGTTCGACATTAACCAGCTGCAGCTTGAGTACGGCCCGTCGGAGTACGACAACCTGCTGATGTGCGAGTTTGTGGACGACGAGGCGAGCGTGTTTCCGTTCAGGGAGCTGCAGACCTGCATGATTGACAGCCTGGAGGAGTGGGAGGACTTCAACCCGTACTCCCTGCGCCCGTTTGAGTACCGGCCGGTGTGGATTGGTTACGATCCGTCGCACACCGGCGACAGCGCGGGCTGTGCCGTAATTGCGCCGCCGGTCGTGGCGGGCGGCAAGTTTCGCGTGCTGGAGCGCCATCAGTGGCGCGGCATGGACTTCGCCGCGCAGGCGAAATCGATTGAGGAGCTGACGCGCAAATACACCGTGGAGTATATCGGCGTGGACGCCACCGGCATCGGCCAGGGCGTTTTTCAGCTGGTCCGCCAGTTCTTTCCGGCCGCACGGGAAATCCGCTACTCGCCCGAGGTGAAAACCGCAATGGTGCTGAAGGCAAAGGACACCATCGGCAGCGGCCGCCTGGAGTACGACGCCGGGCACACCGACATCACGCAGTCGTTTATGGCCATCCGCAAGACCATGACCGCCAGCGGCAACCGCACGACCTATGAGGCCAGCCGCAGCGAGGACGCCAGCCACGCCGACGTCGCCTGGGCGATTATGCACGCACTACTCAACGAACCGCTCACCGCCGCAAGCGGCGGCGCCAACCCTTCAATTCTGGAATTTTACTGA
- a CDS encoding phage portal protein: MSKRSRKAYKAQPQPAAPQPVEAFTFGEPTPVMDKRDILDYAECIGNGRWYEPPVSFHGLAKSLRSAVHHSSPIYVKRNILASTFIPHPMMSQQEFSKFALDYLVFGNAFAELRRNGLGRPLRLETTPAKFTRKGVKDGVYWFVNDWKEPHEFAAGSVFHLIEPDINQELYGLPEYLSALNSAWLNEAATLFRRKYYQNGAHAGYILYMTDAAQSSSDVDRMRQAMRDTKGLGNFRNLFMYAPNGKPDGIKILPLSEVATKDDFFNIKKSSRDDLLSAHRVPPQMMGIIPDNTGGFGDAVKAAQVFVRNELTPLQERMREINDWIGEEVILFRSYELTAA, encoded by the coding sequence ATGAGCAAACGCAGCCGGAAGGCATACAAAGCACAACCCCAGCCCGCCGCGCCGCAGCCGGTCGAGGCGTTCACCTTCGGCGAGCCGACACCGGTCATGGATAAGCGCGACATTCTGGATTACGCGGAGTGCATCGGCAACGGCCGCTGGTACGAGCCGCCGGTCAGTTTTCACGGGCTGGCCAAGAGCCTGCGATCGGCCGTTCATCACAGCTCGCCGATTTACGTGAAGCGCAACATACTGGCCTCAACGTTTATCCCGCACCCGATGATGAGTCAGCAGGAGTTCAGCAAGTTCGCGCTGGATTACCTGGTGTTTGGCAACGCCTTTGCCGAGCTGCGCCGCAATGGCCTCGGCAGGCCGCTCCGGCTGGAGACCACGCCCGCCAAGTTTACCCGCAAGGGGGTTAAGGATGGCGTGTACTGGTTCGTCAACGACTGGAAGGAGCCGCACGAGTTTGCGGCCGGCAGCGTGTTCCACCTTATCGAGCCGGACATTAATCAGGAGCTGTACGGCCTGCCGGAATACCTCAGCGCGCTCAACTCCGCCTGGCTGAATGAGGCGGCGACGCTGTTTCGCCGCAAGTATTACCAGAACGGGGCACACGCGGGTTATATCCTCTACATGACCGACGCGGCGCAGAGCAGCAGCGACGTGGATCGGATGCGTCAGGCGATGCGCGACACCAAAGGCCTGGGCAACTTCCGCAACCTGTTTATGTACGCCCCGAACGGCAAGCCTGACGGCATCAAAATCCTGCCGCTCAGCGAGGTGGCCACAAAGGATGATTTCTTTAACATCAAAAAATCCAGCCGCGACGATTTGCTAAGCGCGCACCGTGTGCCGCCTCAGATGATGGGGATTATCCCTGATAATACTGGCGGGTTTGGTGATGCTGTTAAGGCGGCGCAGGTTTTTGTTCGGAATGAGCTAACGCCATTGCAAGAGCGTATGAGGGAAATTAACGATTGGATCGGAGAGGAGGTGATTCTTTTTAGGAGTTATGAATTAACTGCAGCATAA
- a CDS encoding HIRAN domain-containing protein, which translates to MNNTNSVYVAWQEPDTRAWHVVGNLQERKSGYVFKYTKGALSSPKFTKFSGMKDVSETYISEELFPLFKNRLLSPRRPEYPRFMSWLGFEDEKANPIDILARTGGMRSTDNLQIFKKIELEEDGSFEHSFFLHGLGYLTDSANVRVSQLKPGEKLKLCLDLQNDFDSEAVVVMANQPAEVVGYCPRYFAKLIKNLLLNDSQSVALAVEKISNDAPHNYRLLCKIRGHVSISQKEIFSLHNEFDVID; encoded by the coding sequence ATGAATAACACTAACTCAGTTTATGTTGCCTGGCAGGAACCGGATACTCGCGCTTGGCATGTTGTGGGTAATTTGCAAGAGCGTAAATCGGGTTATGTCTTCAAATATACAAAAGGCGCACTATCATCACCTAAGTTTACTAAATTCAGTGGGATGAAGGATGTAAGCGAGACTTACATTTCAGAGGAACTGTTTCCTTTGTTTAAAAATCGCCTCCTTTCCCCAAGACGGCCAGAGTATCCTCGTTTCATGTCATGGTTAGGTTTTGAAGATGAAAAAGCCAATCCTATCGACATTTTGGCTCGTACTGGCGGGATGAGAAGTACAGACAATCTGCAGATTTTCAAAAAAATTGAGCTTGAAGAGGACGGTAGCTTTGAGCACTCCTTTTTCCTTCATGGGCTTGGTTATCTCACTGATAGTGCGAATGTGAGGGTTTCCCAGTTAAAACCAGGTGAGAAGCTTAAGCTGTGTTTAGACCTGCAAAACGACTTCGACTCTGAGGCCGTGGTTGTGATGGCTAATCAACCTGCAGAGGTTGTAGGATATTGCCCTCGATATTTTGCAAAGCTAATTAAAAATCTGCTGCTTAATGATTCTCAATCAGTGGCGCTCGCGGTAGAGAAGATCAGCAACGATGCACCGCATAACTATCGATTGTTATGCAAGATTCGTGGGCATGTCTCTATTTCGCAAAAAGAAATTTTTAGTCTTCACAACGAGTTTGATGTGATTGATTAA